Proteins from one Sulfurovum sp. TSL1 genomic window:
- the rpsO gene encoding 30S ribosomal protein S15: MALDQAKKADIIAKYARGNGDTGSTEVQVALITERIKYLTEHLKTNKKDHSSRLGLLKLVGQRRRLMRYLKNTDLARWNTIKADLGIRN; this comes from the coding sequence ATGGCTTTAGATCAGGCGAAAAAAGCAGACATTATTGCTAAATATGCTAGAGGAAACGGCGATACAGGTTCAACAGAAGTACAAGTAGCTCTTATTACAGAGAGAATTAAATATTTGACTGAGCACCTTAAGACAAATAAAAAAGATCACTCTTCAAGACTTGGACTACTTAAACTGGTAGGTCAAAGAAGAAGACTTATGAGATATCTTAAAAATACAGATCTTGCTAGATGGAACACGATCAAAGCAGATCTTGGTATTAGAAACTAA
- a CDS encoding chorismate mutase yields the protein MDIKKCNTLEEARNEIDSVDREIVELIAKRNEYIKQIAHFKTSVDEVKAEDRIADVIAHVREQAISLGLSPNLINDLYVRMIDEMVESEISEFKNAQRY from the coding sequence ATGGATATTAAAAAGTGTAACACACTTGAAGAAGCGAGAAATGAGATCGATAGTGTAGATCGAGAGATCGTAGAACTGATCGCTAAACGCAATGAGTATATTAAACAGATAGCACATTTTAAAACCAGTGTAGATGAGGTCAAAGCAGAGGATAGGATCGCAGATGTGATCGCCCATGTAAGAGAACAAGCAATTTCACTTGGATTGTCTCCTAACCTTATCAATGATCTCTATGTAAGAATGATAGATGAGATGGTTGAAAGTGAAATTTCTGAATTTAAGAATGCACAGAGGTATTAA
- a CDS encoding EAL domain-containing protein: protein MLREIISYKYFRKYFYTHQVISVIILFFSIFIAIFIWSLSKDYYDNLIQEHFESHVHETLSSIEKQISSYEHALQGGIALFHSNNTINRGEWHRYIKALQPEKNYPGVQGIGFSLMLKPEEVTPLIKKIRTHDYPTFTLTPAGEREQYSTILYLEPMDKRNLQAIGYDMFSNPTRREAMERARDTGLPSVSGKVTLVQEIDSDIQSGFLMYLPLYKTIKKPKTVQARRDSLLGFVYSPFRMNDLINVLIKDSSMLNFEIYDNEEPHKGHLLYSSLTSSSYTPQHHSKEIFQIGGREWSIHFSSTREFDTNIDNSYPLFLTIGGLLVYFSLLFITIALFYNREKLKEKSKELESSSAWLNTLIQSSIDGIHLMDRDGKLVEFSPSFLKMLGYTKEEARHLNIQNWDAKFSKEVIYQRLHSISDTPITIETIHRRKDGTLLDVEITTKSIILGGEHYIYASSRDITKRKKNEHELKKLSQALEQSPNTVVITDLKGNIEYVNTAFTTITGYKFEEAIGKNARLLQSGKTPLSAYNAMWLQLNKGKNWVGEFINRRKDQTEYIESIKASPIVNSDGVITNFMAIKEDITEQKRNEARIHHLANFDALTALPNRNKLKEQTKYAISIAKRQHGKVGLLFLDIDHFKNINDTLGHTIGDALLVTLAKRFLLAIREEDIVSRLGGDEFIFMLPNTNEKGIASVARKILDLVSKPVVIKKNELIVTASVGIAIYPNDGTDYETLSKNADIAMYRAKHEGRNNYCFFTEAMQEHSARNLELINALHHALERNELSLVYQPQISLKHNRIIGVEALLRWDHPEYGNIVPSEFITLAEDSGLILPIGEWVLRTALKQAKSWIDHGLSPMTIAVNLSAVQFRHNRLTALITSILDDIGLPPKYLELELTEAVTMSDPESAYKVIDNLHACGINMSIDDFGTGYSSLNYLKKFKVSKLKIDQSFIHDIHREKEDRAIVNAIISMAHSLGLKTIAEGVETAEQLHYLQEQGCDEIQGYYYSEPLSAEALELFVKNNIKSNFMQYDHAV from the coding sequence ATGTTAAGAGAGATCATATCCTATAAATACTTTCGAAAATATTTTTATACGCATCAAGTCATTTCAGTTATCATCCTCTTTTTCTCTATATTCATTGCCATATTTATTTGGTCTTTATCAAAAGACTACTATGACAATCTGATACAAGAACATTTTGAAAGCCATGTACATGAGACGTTAAGCAGCATCGAAAAACAAATATCCAGTTATGAGCACGCTTTACAGGGCGGTATCGCACTCTTTCATTCAAATAACACTATTAACCGAGGAGAATGGCATCGTTATATAAAAGCACTCCAACCGGAAAAAAATTATCCCGGTGTTCAAGGAATCGGATTTTCACTGATGCTAAAACCTGAAGAGGTTACCCCACTCATAAAAAAGATACGTACCCACGACTATCCGACTTTTACGCTTACCCCTGCAGGGGAACGAGAACAATATAGTACTATTCTCTATCTCGAGCCGATGGACAAACGTAATCTTCAGGCAATCGGATACGATATGTTTTCCAATCCTACCCGCAGAGAAGCAATGGAAAGAGCAAGAGACACAGGTCTTCCATCTGTTTCAGGAAAGGTCACACTGGTTCAGGAGATCGATTCGGATATTCAATCCGGGTTTCTCATGTATCTACCATTATACAAGACCATAAAAAAACCGAAAACGGTACAAGCACGACGCGATTCACTCCTTGGTTTTGTCTACAGCCCTTTTCGGATGAACGATCTTATAAATGTCCTTATTAAAGACTCCTCAATGCTCAATTTTGAAATCTACGATAATGAAGAACCTCATAAAGGACACCTGCTCTATAGTTCCCTTACGTCATCTTCTTATACTCCTCAACATCACAGTAAAGAAATCTTTCAAATAGGTGGAAGAGAATGGTCTATCCACTTTTCAAGTACACGTGAATTTGATACAAATATAGACAACAGCTATCCCCTGTTTTTAACAATAGGAGGCTTACTGGTTTACTTCTCTCTGCTGTTCATTACCATAGCACTATTTTATAACCGGGAAAAACTGAAAGAGAAGAGTAAAGAACTTGAATCAAGCAGTGCATGGCTCAACACACTGATCCAATCCTCAATCGATGGTATTCATTTGATGGATAGAGATGGTAAACTCGTCGAATTCAGTCCCTCTTTTCTAAAGATGCTTGGCTACACTAAAGAGGAAGCGCGTCATCTGAACATACAGAATTGGGATGCAAAATTCTCAAAAGAAGTGATTTATCAACGCTTACATTCTATATCCGATACACCTATAACTATCGAAACGATTCATCGCCGTAAAGATGGTACGCTGCTTGATGTTGAGATCACAACAAAATCGATCATATTGGGTGGAGAACACTATATCTATGCCTCATCCAGAGATATTACCAAACGTAAAAAAAATGAACATGAGTTAAAAAAACTTTCACAAGCCCTTGAACAAAGCCCCAATACCGTAGTGATCACTGACTTAAAAGGGAATATTGAATATGTCAATACCGCTTTTACCACAATTACCGGATATAAATTTGAAGAGGCCATCGGGAAAAATGCGCGTCTTCTCCAATCAGGTAAAACACCTCTCAGTGCCTATAATGCCATGTGGTTACAATTGAACAAAGGAAAGAATTGGGTTGGTGAATTTATAAATCGACGCAAAGACCAAACAGAATATATCGAATCGATCAAAGCTTCCCCAATCGTGAATTCTGATGGGGTCATAACCAATTTTATGGCGATTAAAGAAGATATTACTGAACAAAAGAGGAATGAAGCGCGCATACATCACCTTGCTAATTTTGATGCACTTACCGCACTTCCAAACAGAAATAAACTAAAAGAACAAACCAAATATGCTATTAGCATTGCCAAACGGCAACATGGAAAGGTGGGGCTTCTCTTCCTTGATATTGATCACTTTAAAAACATCAATGATACCCTTGGTCATACTATCGGAGATGCTTTACTCGTTACACTGGCCAAACGTTTTCTTTTAGCCATTCGTGAGGAGGATATCGTATCACGTCTGGGAGGAGATGAATTTATCTTTATGCTACCCAACACGAATGAAAAAGGCATTGCTTCTGTTGCAAGAAAAATATTGGATCTTGTTTCCAAACCTGTTGTCATTAAAAAAAATGAGCTCATTGTTACCGCTTCTGTAGGTATAGCCATCTATCCAAATGATGGTACTGATTATGAAACCCTATCCAAGAATGCTGATATTGCTATGTACCGTGCGAAGCATGAAGGTCGAAACAATTACTGTTTCTTTACTGAAGCAATGCAGGAACACTCAGCACGTAATTTAGAATTGATCAATGCATTACACCATGCACTCGAACGAAATGAATTATCTCTAGTCTATCAACCCCAAATCTCATTAAAGCATAATCGCATTATCGGAGTAGAAGCTTTATTGCGATGGGATCATCCAGAATATGGAAATATTGTACCTAGTGAATTTATTACACTTGCAGAAGATAGTGGATTGATTTTGCCAATTGGAGAATGGGTGCTACGTACTGCGTTGAAGCAGGCAAAAAGTTGGATAGACCATGGTCTGTCTCCGATGACTATCGCTGTTAATTTATCGGCCGTACAATTCCGCCATAATCGTTTAACAGCTTTGATCACAAGTATACTTGACGACATTGGTTTACCACCAAAGTATTTGGAACTTGAATTAACTGAAGCCGTTACTATGAGTGACCCTGAAAGTGCCTATAAGGTGATAGACAATCTACATGCATGTGGTATCAATATGTCAATTGATGATTTTGGAACAGGTTATTCCAGTTTGAATTATCTTAAAAAATTCAAAGTTTCTAAACTTAAAATTGACCAGTCATTTATTCATGATATCCATAGAGAAAAGGAAGACAGAGCTATCGTAAATGCTATTATCAGTATGGCGCACAGTCTTGGCCTGAAGACAATTGCCGAAGGAGTAGAAACAGCTGAGCAACTCCATTATCTTCAGGAACAAGGATGTGATGAGATACAAGGATATTACTATAGCGAACCACTATCGGCTGAAGCATTGGAACTGTTTGTTAAGAATAACATAAAATCAAACTTCATGCAATATGACCATGCTGTCTAA
- a CDS encoding DUF6726 family protein yields MRGIKRSVLCVLITLLLFSGCTQVVTIPVSVAGSVVGATVDVAGSAVNAVTDSNDDEACED; encoded by the coding sequence ATGCGAGGAATTAAAAGATCAGTACTCTGTGTACTCATCACTTTGCTTTTATTTTCCGGATGTACACAGGTCGTAACAATACCTGTCTCTGTTGCAGGCTCTGTCGTAGGTGCGACTGTAGATGTAGCGGGTTCAGCGGTCAATGCAGTCACAGACTCGAACGACGACGAAGCGTGTGAAGATTAA
- the recR gene encoding recombination mediator RecR, whose translation MKHYKIEAFENLVEAFGSLPSIGKKTAIRLAYHAVMEDGFSAMKLAHALETGVNTIQKCSKCHNMSEDELCTICSDPYRDNTKLCIVQSAKDILTIEESRQFDGVYYVVTEVHDLDDAHLFYAVGGVDEIIFAFPPSIATDTMILYIEDKLKGLEINFTKIAQGVPTGVELDNIDVMSLSRALEARVKI comes from the coding sequence ATGAAACACTACAAGATAGAAGCCTTTGAAAACCTGGTGGAGGCATTTGGTTCTTTGCCTTCCATCGGTAAAAAAACAGCGATCCGTTTAGCCTATCATGCAGTCATGGAAGACGGATTTTCTGCGATGAAACTGGCACATGCCCTGGAAACGGGTGTCAATACGATCCAAAAATGCAGCAAGTGCCACAATATGAGTGAAGATGAGCTTTGTACGATCTGTTCTGACCCTTATCGTGACAATACAAAGCTCTGTATTGTGCAAAGTGCCAAAGACATTTTGACCATAGAAGAGAGCAGACAGTTCGATGGTGTATATTATGTGGTGACTGAGGTACATGATCTAGATGATGCACATCTGTTTTATGCAGTTGGAGGTGTAGATGAGATCATCTTTGCTTTTCCTCCGAGCATTGCTACAGATACGATGATACTTTACATAGAAGATAAGCTAAAAGGGCTTGAGATAAATTTTACGAAGATTGCTCAAGGTGTACCTACCGGTGTAGAATTGGATAATATAGACGTGATGTCACTCTCACGTGCACTGGAAGCGAGAGTGAAGATATGA
- the grpE gene encoding nucleotide exchange factor GrpE, with amino-acid sequence MSQENENLEESQAEEVEGQTEVEETAEVDPLEAALAEAADYKDKYLRAHADFENTKKRLEKDKMNAVSYANESFAKDILAVMDSFENALASMESADEENASEVLEKMKEGVNLTHEQLKKILEKNHIKEVSCEGEFDPEVHQAIMQVESDAHETGDIVQVMQKGYTIKDRVLRPAMVSTCK; translated from the coding sequence ATGAGTCAAGAGAATGAAAATCTTGAAGAGTCTCAGGCTGAAGAGGTCGAAGGGCAAACGGAAGTAGAGGAGACTGCGGAAGTTGATCCTCTGGAAGCTGCGCTTGCAGAAGCTGCCGACTATAAAGATAAATATCTCAGAGCCCATGCTGACTTTGAAAACACTAAAAAACGTCTAGAGAAAGATAAAATGAATGCTGTCTCCTATGCAAATGAAAGTTTTGCAAAGGACATTCTGGCAGTCATGGACTCTTTTGAAAACGCATTGGCATCTATGGAAAGTGCAGATGAAGAGAATGCTTCAGAAGTACTTGAAAAGATGAAAGAAGGTGTGAACCTTACGCATGAACAACTTAAAAAGATTTTAGAAAAAAATCATATCAAAGAGGTGTCCTGTGAGGGTGAATTTGATCCTGAAGTACATCAAGCGATCATGCAAGTGGAAAGTGATGCACATGAAACCGGTGATATCGTTCAAGTGATGCAAAAAGGGTATACGATCAAAGACCGTGTACTGAGACCAGCGATGGTTTCAACCTGTAAATAA
- a CDS encoding DHH family phosphoesterase: MKQHVYHLSHIDLDGYGCQYLSEQCFDTIDCYNANYGPEVTARLAEIVKKIEQDKFLHGDEIEALILITDLNLTTKEGNWIENEAVRIGAKLQLLDHHATGASTAERFAWYTLDTTRCATLITYDWLRQHYHFDKHSHLATIVKAINAIDIWLSDDTLFEYGKVMLGMISGAREVNRILFPAEDRTFKLSLIEAAKQRVDSQDAPIQLDDDLHQIKKSFFRQGENNTKDNLVASYVTDLLTKDKQRLTIHYKGYKGILGYNVGNTSIIGNACMVANDDYDFYMDVNFRGHFSLRSNNKLDVSAMAAHIGNGGGHPNASGGKIDGYKDSFVYADVRKFVQEYIDKKCE, encoded by the coding sequence ATGAAACAACATGTTTACCACCTCTCCCATATTGATCTCGATGGCTATGGATGTCAATATCTCTCAGAACAATGTTTCGACACTATCGACTGCTATAATGCGAACTATGGTCCGGAAGTCACAGCAAGACTGGCGGAGATCGTGAAAAAGATCGAACAGGATAAATTTCTACACGGAGATGAGATCGAAGCACTCATTCTTATCACTGACCTCAATCTTACCACCAAAGAGGGTAACTGGATAGAAAACGAAGCTGTACGTATCGGTGCGAAGCTTCAACTGCTTGATCACCATGCTACAGGTGCAAGTACTGCAGAACGCTTTGCCTGGTATACACTTGACACGACACGTTGTGCTACGCTTATTACCTACGACTGGCTGCGACAACATTATCACTTTGATAAGCACAGTCACTTGGCCACCATCGTAAAAGCGATCAATGCCATCGATATTTGGCTCAGTGATGATACGCTGTTCGAATATGGAAAAGTCATGCTTGGTATGATCTCCGGGGCAAGAGAGGTCAACCGTATTTTATTTCCCGCAGAGGACAGGACCTTTAAACTCTCTCTTATAGAAGCGGCAAAACAAAGGGTCGATAGTCAAGATGCCCCGATACAATTGGATGATGATCTGCATCAGATCAAAAAATCTTTTTTCAGACAGGGTGAAAACAACACCAAAGACAACCTGGTTGCCTCTTATGTCACAGACCTGCTTACCAAAGACAAACAACGCCTTACCATCCACTACAAAGGCTACAAGGGTATACTTGGCTACAATGTAGGCAATACCTCCATCATAGGAAATGCCTGTATGGTAGCAAATGATGACTATGACTTCTATATGGATGTGAACTTCAGGGGACACTTTTCACTCAGAAGTAACAATAAACTGGATGTTTCTGCCATGGCCGCCCACATTGGAAATGGTGGAGGACACCCCAATGCAAGCGGCGGAAAGATAGACGGGTACAAAGATTCTTTTGTCTATGCCGATGTACGTAAATTTGTGCAGGAGTATATCGATAAGAAATGCGAATAG
- a CDS encoding response regulator transcription factor: MNILLLEDDVILQEIMEEFLIEKGYKVESFFDGEKALDAIGSGSYDMMLLDVNVPNIDGFEILSYLREIGNTTPAIYITSLAGVEDLKKGFDLGADDYLKKPFELEELNARIEHIVRLYRLQEEIEFDGMRFIPKAHQIFLKDRVIEMRQKESQVLEYFIRNIGKIISCDEIIENVWDDENIPAHATIRTYIKNLRKMFDKEYFENIKGEGYRFNIV, encoded by the coding sequence ATGAATATATTACTGCTTGAAGATGATGTGATACTGCAGGAGATCATGGAGGAGTTTCTTATAGAAAAAGGGTATAAAGTAGAGAGTTTTTTTGATGGTGAAAAAGCCCTCGATGCGATAGGTTCCGGTTCGTATGATATGATGCTTTTAGATGTGAATGTACCTAACATTGATGGTTTCGAGATACTTTCATACTTACGTGAGATCGGTAACACCACACCGGCGATATATATCACCTCACTTGCAGGGGTAGAGGATCTCAAAAAAGGTTTTGACCTGGGCGCAGATGATTACCTGAAAAAGCCTTTTGAACTTGAGGAATTAAATGCCCGGATAGAACATATAGTCAGGCTTTACCGTTTACAAGAAGAGATTGAGTTTGACGGTATGAGGTTCATTCCTAAAGCACATCAAATTTTTCTAAAAGACAGAGTGATCGAGATGAGGCAGAAAGAATCACAGGTACTTGAGTACTTTATCCGTAATATAGGGAAGATCATCTCTTGCGATGAGATCATAGAAAATGTATGGGACGATGAAAATATTCCTGCGCATGCGACGATCCGTACGTATATTAAAAATCTGAGAAAGATGTTCGATAAAGAGTATTTTGAGAACATTAAAGGAGAAGGTTATCGTTTTAACATCGTATGA
- the dnaK gene encoding molecular chaperone DnaK: MAKVLGIDLGTTNSAMAVYDNGEAKIIANKEGKNTTPSIVAFTDKGEVLVGESAKRQAITNPEKTIYSIKRIMGLMMSEDKAKEAQEKLPYHIIDRSGACAIEVAGKTYTPQEISAKVLMKMKEDAEAYLGETVTDAVITVPAYFNDAQRKATKEAGTIAGLNVLRIINEPTSAALAYGLDKKESEQIVVYDLGGGTFDVTALETGDGVVEVMATGGDAFLGGDDFDNKIIDYVAEQFKSDTGIDVKADVMALQRVKDAAETAKKELSSSTETEINLPFITADASGPKHLVTKITRAKFESLIGDLVAGTIKTVESVLKDAGLSKSDINEIVMVGGSTRVPLVQEEMKKFFGKDLNKSVNPDEVVALGAAIQGGVLAGDVKDVLLLDVTPLSLGIETLGGVTTKVIEKGTTIPAKKSQVFSTAEDNQPAVSIHVLQGEREFSKDNKSLGMFELRDIPAAPRGVPQIEVTFDIDANGILTVSAQDKGTGKSQEIKITGSSGLSDEEIEKMVQDAEAHKADDEKRKAVVEARNQADALVHQTKKSLSDLGENFDATEKASIESAIEELEAVIKDDSATKEQIDEKVKALTEKSHKLAEAMYAKEQQGGANPEAKKADDDDVIDAEVE; the protein is encoded by the coding sequence ATGGCAAAAGTATTAGGAATAGATTTAGGGACAACAAACTCTGCTATGGCAGTGTATGATAACGGTGAAGCAAAGATCATTGCAAACAAAGAGGGTAAAAATACGACACCTTCTATCGTAGCATTTACCGATAAAGGTGAAGTACTTGTAGGTGAGTCTGCTAAAAGACAGGCGATCACAAACCCTGAGAAAACGATCTACTCTATTAAAAGAATTATGGGTCTGATGATGAGTGAAGATAAGGCTAAAGAAGCACAAGAGAAGCTTCCTTACCATATCATAGACAGATCTGGTGCATGTGCGATCGAAGTGGCAGGTAAAACATATACACCGCAAGAGATCTCTGCAAAAGTATTGATGAAAATGAAAGAGGATGCAGAAGCATATCTTGGTGAGACGGTAACAGATGCAGTTATTACAGTACCGGCATACTTCAATGATGCACAAAGAAAAGCAACAAAAGAAGCCGGAACGATCGCAGGACTCAATGTACTTCGTATCATCAACGAACCGACATCAGCTGCATTGGCTTATGGTCTTGATAAAAAAGAATCAGAGCAGATCGTGGTTTACGACCTAGGTGGTGGTACATTTGACGTAACTGCACTTGAGACGGGTGACGGTGTGGTTGAAGTTATGGCAACAGGCGGAGATGCATTCCTCGGTGGTGATGACTTTGATAACAAGATCATCGATTATGTCGCTGAGCAATTTAAATCAGACACTGGTATCGATGTGAAAGCGGATGTGATGGCGCTTCAAAGAGTTAAAGATGCAGCTGAAACAGCAAAAAAAGAGCTCTCTTCATCCACTGAAACGGAAATAAACCTTCCGTTCATTACAGCGGATGCATCAGGACCAAAACACTTGGTAACAAAGATCACTAGAGCAAAATTTGAGTCGCTTATCGGTGACCTGGTCGCAGGCACGATCAAGACTGTGGAAAGTGTATTGAAAGATGCAGGTCTTAGTAAGTCAGATATCAACGAGATCGTCATGGTCGGTGGTTCTACAAGAGTTCCTTTGGTACAAGAGGAGATGAAAAAATTCTTTGGTAAAGACCTTAACAAATCCGTGAACCCGGATGAAGTGGTTGCGCTTGGTGCAGCTATCCAGGGTGGGGTACTTGCAGGTGATGTGAAAGATGTACTACTTCTTGATGTTACACCACTTTCTCTTGGTATCGAGACACTAGGTGGCGTGACAACGAAAGTGATCGAAAAAGGAACAACGATCCCAGCGAAGAAGTCACAAGTGTTCTCAACAGCGGAAGATAACCAGCCAGCGGTAAGCATCCATGTACTTCAAGGTGAAAGAGAGTTCTCTAAAGACAACAAATCACTTGGTATGTTCGAACTTAGAGATATTCCGGCAGCTCCAAGAGGTGTACCTCAGATCGAAGTAACATTTGATATCGATGCGAATGGTATCTTGACTGTATCTGCACAAGATAAAGGTACGGGTAAATCTCAAGAGATCAAGATCACTGGTTCGTCAGGACTTTCAGATGAAGAGATCGAAAAAATGGTTCAAGATGCTGAAGCGCACAAAGCTGATGATGAGAAAAGAAAAGCAGTTGTTGAAGCAAGAAACCAGGCAGATGCATTGGTGCACCAGACGAAAAAGTCATTGAGTGATCTAGGTGAAAACTTCGATGCGACAGAAAAAGCGAGTATTGAATCGGCTATCGAAGAGCTTGAAGCTGTCATTAAAGATGACTCTGCAACCAAAGAGCAGATAGATGAAAAAGTAAAAGCATTGACTGAAAAAAGCCATAAGCTAGCGGAAGCGATGTATGCTAAAGAACAACAAGGCGGTGCAAACCCGGAAGCAAAAAAAGCAGACGATGACGATGTCATCGATGCTGAAGTAGAGTAA
- a CDS encoding Rrf2 family transcriptional regulator gives MLLTRASEYALLSLDAIRKSDTPIGAEQLANELCIPKSFLAKILQSLAKKGILESRKGAHGGFILAKDVNEISVNDIIFAAEGKSPAVFDCTSYTSTCPNGTIGSCAISPFLINFQTKIDDFLNGLTLGDIL, from the coding sequence ATGCTATTGACCCGTGCAAGTGAATATGCTCTACTTTCTTTGGATGCTATACGAAAATCTGACACGCCTATCGGTGCAGAACAGTTGGCCAATGAACTGTGTATCCCTAAAAGTTTTCTTGCAAAGATTTTACAAAGTCTCGCAAAAAAAGGTATCCTTGAATCACGTAAAGGTGCGCATGGTGGATTTATCTTGGCTAAAGACGTGAATGAGATCAGTGTGAATGATATCATTTTTGCTGCTGAAGGTAAATCGCCTGCTGTGTTTGACTGTACCAGCTATACAAGTACCTGTCCAAACGGGACTATAGGAAGTTGTGCTATTTCACCTTTTCTGATCAATTTCCAAACGAAGATAGATGACTTTTTAAATGGTTTGACCCTGGGCGACATACTTTAA